The following coding sequences are from one Salinicoccus sp. Bachu38 window:
- a CDS encoding cytochrome (ubi)quinol oxidase subunit III, giving the protein MAHMEYNVPSERWPTHPETATMEGKNKFVGFWIFLAGETALFASLFATYLALKDSVPSDDHLLAADLFALPLAFVMTMFLLTSSLTSVYAVYHMRNNNFAKMQLWLGITVLLGLGFLALEIYEFIEYVHLGHTFRSSAFGSAFYFLLGTHGAHVAIGLVWITLLIIRNAKRGLSVYTAAKVNTASLYWHFIDVVWVFIFTIVYLLGVL; this is encoded by the coding sequence ATGGCTCACATGGAATATAATGTACCCAGTGAAAGATGGCCAACACATCCGGAAACAGCGACGATGGAAGGAAAAAACAAGTTTGTCGGCTTCTGGATCTTCCTTGCAGGTGAGACTGCGCTCTTCGCCTCTCTCTTTGCAACATATCTTGCTCTGAAGGATTCAGTACCGTCAGATGACCATCTCCTGGCAGCTGACCTTTTCGCCCTGCCGCTTGCATTCGTCATGACGATGTTCCTTTTGACATCGTCCCTTACAAGCGTCTATGCAGTCTATCATATGAGGAACAACAACTTTGCAAAAATGCAGCTCTGGCTGGGTATTACAGTCCTCCTCGGCCTTGGCTTCCTGGCTCTTGAGATATATGAGTTCATCGAGTATGTCCACCTTGGACATACATTCAGGTCGAGCGCATTCGGAAGTGCATTCTACTTCCTGCTTGGTACCCATGGTGCCCACGTCGCAATCGGCCTTGTATGGATAACACTGCTTATCATCCGTAATGCCAAGCGTGGACTATCCGTGTACACTGCTGCGAAAGTAAACACTGCATCTCTGTACTGGCACTTCATCGACGTTGTGTGGGTCTTCATCTTCACAATAGTTTACTTGCTGGGAGTGTTGTAA
- a CDS encoding cytochrome C oxidase subunit IV family protein, which yields MAEIKQEPISKKKLEYVRRERTREMRQQVISFALMIFLTFTAFGLVAMDLDAQFVIPIVIGMAFIQVILQFFYFMHMKDKGHEFAKLFMLTGMFFALAFVVTFIYIVWIGSPI from the coding sequence ATGGCAGAAATCAAACAGGAACCAATATCAAAGAAGAAACTTGAGTATGTACGCCGTGAGCGTACGAGGGAAATGCGCCAGCAGGTCATCTCTTTTGCGCTCATGATTTTCCTTACATTCACTGCTTTCGGACTGGTAGCGATGGACCTGGATGCACAGTTCGTCATTCCGATTGTCATCGGAATGGCATTCATCCAGGTCATACTTCAGTTCTTCTACTTCATGCACATGAAGGATAAGGGACATGAATTCGCAAAGCTGTTCATGCTGACGGGCATGTTCTTCGCCCTGGCGTTTGTTGTAACATTCATCTATATTGTCTGGATCGGCTCTCCGATCTAA
- the ctaG gene encoding cytochrome c oxidase assembly factor CtaG, with product MENLSSISIFGFIANWSPFFLAFVVFLTVAYFLITKKWYADFEGGRPLRYKEAMVFLASMVLLYAMYGSPVDILSHILFSFHMLQMAVVFLLIAPLMYFAIPEYLWKYFVGLPVVKQFFAIAKKPLIPLILFNGIFSIYHLPVVLDFLKQSGMLHSAFNILLFALALLMFYPIFNRVEPEERHMGGLFKLLYIFGIGALLTPACGLIIFAGDPLYRTYTDGDAWLAAMELCVPSGVLDGLKGQGLISGPEYFTNTSPIMDQQTGGIIMKVLQEVFFGFMLGYIFFNWYRNERKDEDEVTRRSIEEARLQKELFNQYR from the coding sequence ATGGAAAACTTGTCATCTATATCGATATTCGGATTCATTGCAAACTGGAGTCCCTTCTTTCTGGCCTTCGTCGTCTTCCTGACCGTCGCCTATTTCCTTATAACAAAGAAATGGTATGCGGACTTTGAAGGCGGCCGGCCATTGCGGTATAAGGAGGCCATGGTCTTCCTGGCGAGCATGGTACTGCTTTATGCAATGTACGGATCTCCAGTCGATATTCTGAGCCATATACTGTTCAGCTTCCATATGCTGCAGATGGCTGTCGTATTTCTGCTGATCGCACCGCTCATGTATTTCGCCATACCGGAATATCTGTGGAAGTATTTTGTCGGATTGCCTGTTGTGAAGCAGTTTTTTGCAATCGCAAAAAAACCTCTGATTCCACTGATTCTGTTCAACGGCATCTTCTCGATCTATCATCTGCCGGTCGTACTGGATTTTCTGAAGCAGAGCGGTATGCTGCATTCGGCATTCAACATCCTGCTGTTTGCGCTGGCCCTGCTGATGTTCTACCCGATCTTCAACAGGGTGGAGCCGGAAGAGCGCCATATGGGCGGACTCTTCAAGCTGCTGTATATATTCGGTATCGGTGCACTGCTGACACCGGCATGCGGACTGATCATCTTTGCAGGAGATCCATTGTATCGGACATATACGGATGGCGATGCGTGGCTTGCAGCCATGGAACTGTGCGTGCCTTCCGGTGTGCTGGATGGACTGAAGGGACAGGGCCTCATCTCGGGTCCTGAATACTTTACGAATACGTCCCCGATCATGGACCAGCAGACGGGCGGCATCATCATGAAAGTGCTCCAGGAAGTCTTCTTTGGCTTCATGCTCGGCTATATCTTCTTCAACTGGTATAGAAATGAGCGGAAGGATGAAGACGAGGTCACACGCCGCTCCATTGAGGAAGCACGTCTGCAGAAAGAACTTTTCAACCAATACAGATAA
- the rsmD gene encoding 16S rRNA (guanine(966)-N(2))-methyltransferase RsmD, whose protein sequence is MRIISGKYKSKKLAALKSNDTRPTTDKVRENIFNILGDVEGGVLDLFAGSGGLGIEALSRGATHAMFIDGAKDAIAIIRENTEGIDEPVEIFRNDYRRALKAMAKREKRFSLIFLDPPYHKGMVGKALGMIEDLDILEDGGRIVVETHKDEKYPIHSHVSIKDVTYGTIRVNILTKGGGI, encoded by the coding sequence ATGAGAATAATCAGTGGAAAATACAAATCGAAGAAACTCGCAGCATTGAAGTCGAACGACACCCGTCCCACGACCGACAAGGTCAGGGAGAACATATTCAATATTCTGGGCGATGTGGAGGGGGGCGTCCTCGACCTTTTTGCAGGAAGTGGGGGACTTGGCATCGAAGCATTGAGTCGGGGTGCGACTCATGCTATGTTTATAGATGGCGCAAAAGACGCCATCGCCATAATCAGGGAGAATACCGAAGGTATCGACGAGCCCGTGGAGATCTTCCGCAATGACTACCGGCGTGCACTGAAAGCCATGGCAAAACGTGAAAAAAGGTTCAGCCTGATCTTTCTGGATCCGCCCTATCACAAGGGCATGGTGGGGAAGGCTCTGGGGATGATCGAAGATCTCGACATACTCGAGGACGGCGGACGGATTGTCGTGGAGACCCACAAGGATGAGAAGTACCCGATACATAGTCACGTGAGCATAAAAGATGTGACGTATGGCACCATCCGTGTGAATATACTGACGAAAGGAGGAGGGATATAA
- a CDS encoding nucleotidyltransferase has protein sequence MMIITSLITEYNPFHNGHIHHIEASRRLTGADVVIAIMSGSFTQRGEIAVTDKFTRAEAAIRHVDLVVELPFLNAISFADDFAMGGVYIAELLGSDHIVFGSESGDIEALKAVHSKLKNRDIQSRMEEYMKKGYSYPRAINASIRSDVFGGANNTLGLAYIRAIEALGSEIIPLTIPRLGNRYSETTLSQSRFSSATSLREALGEGRTEAAAQYMPRELAEVINAAGPLSNEDLFATLKLLIQRSSAEDLRRIYMMTEGIEHRLLAKIRGHHSYSAFIGSVKTKRYTWTRLNRLMIYILLNITKSRMDGYVMKDAVRVLAMNATGQSFLKTLPEDLPVITNVNSTNRHHVEDEVMATDIHNIFSRSQRNDYNTPVIIAD, from the coding sequence ATGATGATTATCACATCTTTGATTACCGAATACAATCCCTTCCATAACGGGCATATCCATCACATCGAAGCGTCACGACGGCTGACGGGTGCTGATGTCGTCATCGCCATCATGTCCGGCAGCTTCACCCAGCGCGGAGAGATTGCCGTCACCGACAAGTTCACCCGTGCTGAAGCCGCCATCCGCCATGTGGATCTTGTAGTGGAGCTGCCCTTCCTGAACGCCATCAGCTTCGCCGATGATTTCGCAATGGGCGGCGTGTACATTGCCGAACTGCTCGGCAGCGACCACATCGTCTTCGGCAGCGAATCCGGTGACATCGAGGCGCTCAAGGCTGTCCATTCGAAACTGAAGAACAGGGATATCCAATCCCGGATGGAGGAGTACATGAAAAAGGGATACAGCTATCCCCGCGCCATCAATGCATCCATCCGCTCGGACGTCTTCGGTGGAGCGAACAATACGCTCGGCCTCGCCTATATCCGGGCGATCGAGGCACTCGGGTCGGAAATCATCCCGCTGACCATTCCACGGCTCGGAAACCGGTACAGCGAAACGACGCTGTCACAGTCCCGCTTCTCCAGTGCCACCAGTCTGCGTGAAGCTCTGGGCGAAGGCCGGACGGAAGCTGCTGCACAATACATGCCACGGGAACTCGCCGAAGTCATAAACGCAGCGGGCCCCCTTTCCAATGAAGATCTGTTCGCCACGCTGAAGCTCCTGATCCAGCGCAGTTCGGCTGAAGACCTTCGCCGGATCTATATGATGACTGAGGGCATCGAGCACAGGCTGCTGGCAAAGATAAGGGGCCATCATTCCTACAGTGCGTTCATCGGGAGCGTCAAGACCAAGCGATACACCTGGACCCGGCTGAACCGCCTGATGATCTATATACTGCTGAATATCACCAAGTCCCGCATGGACGGCTACGTCATGAAGGATGCTGTCAGGGTGCTGGCGATGAACGCTACGGGACAGTCGTTCCTGAAGACACTGCCGGAAGACCTGCCGGTCATCACCAATGTCAACAGTACGAACCGGCATCACGTTGAGGATGAAGTCATGGCAACGGACATCCATAACATCTTCAGCCGCTCCCAAAGGAATGACTATAACACTCCAGTCATCATTGCAGATTGA
- a CDS encoding DUF7147 family protein yields the protein MQKFITLGEGHGDLFELEALIGHNGARIDKGIFLHTADGPSTFLLIMSPVRGNFQAIYTIHHGIAYKEGEGRKYTLIHEWCRAADLPVVEFSTRNPEDFYEREQFYQYITGVLRLNNLIPPMT from the coding sequence ATGCAAAAATTCATCACGCTCGGAGAGGGCCACGGCGACCTGTTCGAACTGGAGGCACTGATCGGACACAATGGTGCCAGAATCGACAAGGGGATATTCCTGCATACAGCCGACGGTCCATCCACTTTTCTTCTGATCATGTCGCCTGTACGCGGCAATTTCCAGGCCATATATACTATACACCATGGCATCGCCTACAAGGAAGGTGAGGGTCGGAAATACACTCTGATCCATGAATGGTGCAGGGCCGCTGATCTACCTGTAGTCGAGTTCTCCACGCGCAATCCGGAGGATTTCTATGAACGGGAGCAGTTCTACCAGTACATAACAGGCGTATTGCGCCTGAACAACCTGATACCCCCGATGACCTGA
- a CDS encoding cytochrome c oxidase subunit I codes for MASTAKKQGVGSVIWEYLTTVDHKKIAILYLIAGGFFFVVGGIEAMLIRIQLAVPNNDFLSAGLFNEVITMHGTTMIFLAAMPLLFAFMNATVPLQIGARDVAFPFLNALGVWLFIFGGIFLNLSWFLGGAPDAGWTSYASLSIASAGHGIDFYALGLQITGAGTLISGINFVTTIINMRAPGMTYMRMPLMTWTTLVASVLIVFAFPPLTIGIFLLMFDRMFGSSFFLVETGGNTIIWEHLFWIFGHPEVYILILPAFGIFSEIFATFSRKRLFGYSAMVFATVLIGFFGFMVWAHHMFTVGLGPTANAIFAVATMAIAVPTGIKIFNWVATVWGGSIEFTTPMLYALAFIPSFTMGGVTGVMQAAAPADYQFHDSYFIVAHFHYVIVGGVVFGLLAGLHYYWPLMFGNMLSEKLGKITFVIFVIGFHTTFLIQHFLGLWGMPRRVFTYMDGQGYNTANIVSSIGALLMAIAVIILVVNIVMTLAKNQRVGRDPWGDGRTLEWSLPLPVPYYNFAQTPLVRGLDAYWIEKKANNGKMMPAESLEDFHMPNNSFIPFVLSFGLFVAAFGALYFASGKEWAIDAVSDLPQHPWAPWVLILGLAITFGSMITRSLKDDLGYYVTKEEVLRDLEEEEERRAK; via the coding sequence ATGGCATCCACAGCTAAAAAGCAAGGTGTCGGTTCTGTAATCTGGGAATACCTGACTACAGTAGACCATAAGAAAATAGCAATACTGTACTTGATTGCTGGTGGTTTCTTCTTCGTAGTGGGTGGTATTGAAGCGATGCTGATCAGAATCCAGCTCGCTGTACCAAACAATGACTTCCTCTCTGCAGGACTGTTCAACGAAGTAATCACGATGCATGGTACGACGATGATATTCCTGGCAGCCATGCCGCTGCTGTTTGCATTCATGAACGCGACAGTCCCCCTCCAGATCGGGGCGCGTGACGTTGCCTTTCCATTCCTGAATGCACTTGGTGTCTGGCTGTTCATCTTCGGTGGTATCTTCCTGAACCTTTCATGGTTCCTCGGAGGCGCCCCTGATGCAGGCTGGACAAGCTATGCTTCATTATCAATCGCATCCGCCGGACACGGCATCGACTTTTACGCACTCGGTCTTCAGATCACCGGTGCAGGTACATTAATTTCAGGTATCAACTTTGTAACGACAATCATCAACATGAGGGCACCGGGCATGACATACATGAGAATGCCGCTGATGACATGGACGACGCTCGTGGCTTCAGTACTTATCGTATTTGCATTCCCGCCGCTTACAATCGGCATCTTCCTGCTGATGTTCGACCGCATGTTCGGCTCCAGCTTCTTCCTTGTAGAAACTGGAGGGAACACGATCATCTGGGAGCACCTGTTCTGGATCTTCGGTCATCCGGAAGTATACATTCTGATTCTTCCGGCATTCGGTATCTTCTCAGAAATTTTTGCAACGTTCTCCCGTAAACGTCTGTTCGGTTACTCGGCAATGGTGTTTGCGACTGTACTGATTGGATTCTTCGGATTCATGGTATGGGCACACCACATGTTCACAGTAGGTCTTGGACCGACGGCGAACGCAATCTTTGCGGTGGCCACAATGGCAATCGCCGTACCGACGGGTATCAAGATATTCAACTGGGTCGCCACCGTGTGGGGTGGAAGCATCGAGTTCACGACGCCGATGCTCTACGCACTCGCATTCATCCCTTCGTTTACGATGGGTGGGGTGACAGGTGTTATGCAGGCAGCTGCGCCAGCCGACTACCAGTTCCATGATTCATACTTCATCGTTGCGCACTTCCACTATGTCATCGTGGGTGGGGTAGTGTTCGGCCTTCTGGCAGGACTGCACTACTACTGGCCGCTGATGTTCGGTAACATGCTCAGCGAGAAGCTCGGCAAGATCACATTCGTCATCTTCGTCATTGGCTTCCATACGACATTCCTGATCCAGCACTTCCTTGGTCTATGGGGAATGCCAAGACGTGTATTCACGTATATGGACGGGCAGGGATATAACACCGCAAACATTGTTTCGTCCATCGGGGCACTGCTGATGGCCATTGCCGTAATCATCCTTGTCGTAAACATCGTCATGACACTTGCGAAGAACCAGAGAGTGGGCCGTGATCCATGGGGCGACGGACGTACGCTCGAATGGTCTCTGCCACTTCCGGTACCATACTACAACTTCGCCCAGACACCGCTTGTGCGTGGTCTTGATGCATACTGGATCGAGAAGAAGGCAAACAATGGAAAAATGATGCCGGCAGAATCCCTGGAAGATTTCCATATGCCGAACAACTCGTTCATTCCATTCGTCCTGTCTTTCGGCCTGTTCGTGGCAGCCTTCGGTGCGCTGTACTTCGCATCCGGCAAAGAATGGGCAATCGATGCAGTATCCGATCTGCCGCAGCATCCATGGGCGCCATGGGTACTCATCCTTGGACTGGCAATCACATTCGGTTCAATGATCACACGTTCCCTCAAAGATGACCTCGGGTACTATGTAACAAAAGAAGAAGTGTTAAGAGACCTTGAAGAAGAAGAAGAAAGGAGGGCGAAATAA
- a CDS encoding YlbF family regulator — translation MVTEAELEILDQIDALNEKIRQTEAYRHYCKYRTLLEKDEEVAGLIDHFTRLKSDFEEVQRFGKYHPDFSTKRREINQFKKKLDMHPIIMEYRRAEYQLQEMLDEVLYHVSTSVSSHVNVVSSNPFFSVSSDSGGCATGGSCGCQTAG, via the coding sequence ATGGTTACAGAAGCAGAATTGGAAATTCTCGATCAGATCGATGCCTTAAATGAAAAGATAAGGCAGACTGAAGCCTACAGGCATTATTGCAAATACCGGACACTTCTTGAGAAAGACGAGGAAGTGGCAGGACTCATAGATCATTTCACCCGGCTGAAGTCGGATTTTGAAGAGGTGCAGAGGTTTGGGAAATATCATCCCGACTTCAGTACCAAACGGCGGGAAATCAACCAGTTCAAGAAGAAGCTGGACATGCATCCCATCATCATGGAATACAGGAGGGCCGAATACCAGCTGCAGGAGATGCTGGACGAGGTGCTCTACCATGTCAGTACCAGTGTCAGCAGCCATGTCAATGTGGTCAGCAGCAATCCGTTCTTCTCGGTATCTTCGGATTCCGGCGGCTGTGCTACAGGCGGCAGCTGCGGCTGTCAGACGGCAGGCTGA
- a CDS encoding YceD family protein yields the protein MRWSLTQLKKFNQESIAVNEKVQFGEITDRKDVTSIEETSVEGEIHVRNRQISVDLMIDTVVNMLDSRTSEDIEVPLHIESNEIFDEEAGEDDELAENVHPVTHTLDLEPVVRELIVVNIPFVITKSDEVLTGGKEWSVISEEELSQEEEDVDPRLAKLKSLLDDSENKEE from the coding sequence ATGAGATGGTCATTAACACAGCTTAAAAAGTTTAATCAGGAATCAATCGCTGTAAATGAAAAGGTCCAGTTCGGAGAGATCACAGACCGCAAGGATGTAACCTCCATCGAGGAAACTTCTGTAGAGGGAGAAATCCATGTCCGGAATCGCCAGATTTCGGTCGATCTTATGATAGATACAGTGGTTAATATGCTCGATAGCCGTACTTCCGAAGACATAGAAGTACCCCTTCACATCGAATCGAATGAAATATTCGATGAAGAGGCGGGCGAAGACGACGAACTGGCTGAGAATGTTCATCCAGTGACCCACACTTTGGATCTGGAACCCGTGGTCCGTGAACTGATTGTTGTCAACATTCCATTCGTCATCACGAAGAGTGATGAAGTGCTGACCGGCGGCAAGGAATGGTCCGTCATCAGCGAAGAGGAGTTGTCACAGGAGGAAGAGGACGTGGATCCGAGACTGGCAAAGTTGAAATCGCTGCTAGACGACAGTGAGAATAAGGAGGAATAG
- a CDS encoding YlbG family protein has product MLEKRIGIYIYFKQNKFIRQLKRYGHLIYVNKEKKYLLLYIYESDLPQTMEALNGLKYVSDVLVSEYPNIKREYGTENFESKDYRVI; this is encoded by the coding sequence ATGCTTGAGAAACGCATTGGCATATACATTTATTTTAAACAAAATAAATTCATACGACAATTGAAACGCTACGGCCACCTCATATACGTCAATAAGGAAAAGAAGTACTTATTACTATATATATACGAATCGGACCTCCCTCAAACCATGGAAGCGCTGAATGGCCTGAAGTATGTCAGCGATGTCCTGGTTTCGGAATATCCGAATATCAAGAGGGAATACGGCACCGAGAATTTCGAATCGAAGGACTACCGCGTCATCTGA
- a CDS encoding YugN family protein — translation MVFENSTLETMLVSQDILQDVMNKNGLVLGGSWDYERMTFDYKYEVPEGIYYLRVPGYAVEGDVGAKNAIIQLMDPYMGKHYYPTGIEYGSDEHFPERIVDHAVQKIRAVAQDLKALTS, via the coding sequence ATGGTTTTCGAAAACTCTACTCTTGAGACGATGCTCGTTTCTCAGGATATACTGCAAGATGTAATGAACAAGAACGGACTGGTCCTTGGTGGTTCATGGGACTATGAACGGATGACCTTCGACTATAAATACGAAGTCCCTGAAGGCATCTACTACCTGCGTGTACCAGGATATGCTGTCGAAGGCGATGTGGGCGCGAAAAATGCCATCATCCAGCTGATGGACCCCTACATGGGCAAGCACTACTATCCGACAGGCATCGAGTATGGAAGCGATGAACACTTCCCTGAACGTATTGTCGATCACGCGGTACAGAAGATCAGGGCGGTTGCCCAGGATCTGAAGGCACTGACCAGCTAA
- the coaD gene encoding pantetheine-phosphate adenylyltransferase: MGRIAVCPGSFDPITYGHLDIIERTSKIFETVYVSVLKNSSKEGLFTPEERVELIRQVTERYPNVEVRSFNGLLIDFCEEVGAEAIVRGLRAVSDFEYEMQLTSMNRKLNSSIETIYMMTNNNYSFISSSIVKEVAKYGGKIEDVVPPLVEDALKRKFNLQ; the protein is encoded by the coding sequence ATGGGTAGGATTGCAGTATGTCCGGGAAGTTTCGATCCCATCACATATGGACATCTTGATATCATTGAACGTACAAGCAAAATATTCGAAACAGTCTATGTCTCTGTTCTGAAAAACTCTTCGAAAGAGGGGCTCTTCACCCCGGAAGAGAGGGTGGAACTGATCAGGCAGGTGACAGAGCGCTACCCGAACGTGGAGGTGAGGAGCTTCAATGGCCTTCTGATCGACTTCTGTGAAGAGGTGGGTGCAGAAGCCATTGTCAGAGGCCTGCGTGCTGTAAGTGACTTTGAATATGAAATGCAGCTCACATCCATGAACCGTAAACTGAACAGTTCCATAGAGACGATATATATGATGACGAACAACAACTATTCATTCATCTCTTCCTCGATTGTAAAAGAGGTTGCAAAGTACGGCGGCAAAATAGAGGATGTTGTACCGCCGCTTGTTGAAGATGCGCTGAAGCGGAAGTTCAATCTGCAATGA
- a CDS encoding N-acetyltransferase, protein MSEVKHLAINYKTAEDFKKFREYGAQELQMVKELEGNMIDADIDSPFYGIYVGDTLAARMCLYRKEDEQAPIFDPPHDYMVIWKLEVLEKYRGRGFGSKMIEYAKSYGIPIKAVSRQNSRGFFERHGFEPLKYDIERDMSEDPLIWYPEGYVLN, encoded by the coding sequence ATGTCAGAAGTGAAACATTTAGCAATCAATTACAAGACAGCAGAAGATTTCAAGAAGTTCCGTGAATATGGTGCACAGGAACTCCAGATGGTCAAGGAGCTCGAGGGCAACATGATCGACGCCGATATCGACTCCCCCTTCTATGGCATCTATGTCGGGGACACGCTGGCCGCACGCATGTGCCTGTACCGCAAGGAGGATGAGCAGGCGCCGATCTTCGATCCGCCGCATGACTATATGGTCATCTGGAAGCTCGAAGTGCTTGAAAAATATCGGGGCCGCGGATTCGGAAGCAAGATGATCGAATATGCCAAAAGCTATGGCATACCGATCAAGGCAGTCAGTCGTCAGAACTCACGTGGATTTTTCGAGAGGCATGGCTTCGAGCCGCTGAAATATGATATCGAGCGCGATATGTCCGAAGATCCGTTGATCTGGTATCCGGAAGGCTATGTACTCAACTAG
- a CDS encoding glycerophosphodiester phosphodiesterase, with the protein MKKCTKSLLTAIGVTGGLVGGLWIGTKVTSDPAIRDIKPYFRHRSPYIFAHRGGLGLAPEHTVAAFDKASKFDVDGFEIDIRMTKDEEIVVFHDAYVDRTSNGAGRVSSLTLAELRELDFGYHFRDAEGSHPYRGSEDAKIVTLRELIEKYPDKLINIDIKDDPNSYEGSLIPSLLYRLIDELGVEDRVLVTSFYDSQIDRFHLYSGDDIALGAGEDQVRNAYVAYASGFKHLFSPKADTFQIPPRHNNVPLDKEGFIDYLQSLNVAVGYWVINEMDKMDELIQKGAHTIVTDYPDISHHLMKERY; encoded by the coding sequence ATGAAAAAGTGTACTAAAAGCCTTTTGACCGCAATTGGTGTCACAGGTGGACTGGTCGGCGGACTATGGATCGGCACGAAAGTCACGTCCGACCCCGCAATCAGGGACATCAAACCGTACTTCAGACACCGCTCCCCCTACATCTTCGCCCATCGCGGAGGACTGGGGCTTGCACCCGAGCATACGGTAGCCGCCTTTGACAAGGCAAGCAAGTTTGATGTGGACGGGTTCGAAATCGATATCCGCATGACAAAGGATGAGGAAATCGTGGTCTTTCATGATGCATATGTCGACCGCACTTCCAACGGCGCCGGCCGCGTCAGCAGCCTGACACTCGCTGAGCTCAGGGAACTCGACTTCGGCTACCATTTCAGGGACGCAGAAGGCAGCCATCCCTACCGGGGTTCTGAAGATGCGAAAATCGTCACGCTCAGGGAACTGATCGAGAAATATCCCGACAAGCTCATCAACATCGATATCAAGGACGACCCGAATTCATATGAGGGCAGCCTCATTCCAAGTCTCCTCTATCGTCTGATTGATGAACTCGGTGTGGAAGACCGTGTTCTTGTGACAAGCTTCTATGATTCACAGATCGACCGTTTCCACCTCTACTCCGGCGACGACATCGCACTTGGGGCGGGCGAAGACCAGGTCAGGAACGCCTACGTTGCATATGCATCCGGCTTCAAGCACCTGTTCAGCCCGAAAGCCGATACTTTCCAGATTCCACCAAGACACAACAATGTCCCACTCGATAAGGAAGGCTTCATCGACTATCTGCAGAGCCTGAATGTCGCAGTCGGATACTGGGTGATCAACGAGATGGATAAGATGGACGAACTGATTCAGAAAGGTGCACACACAATTGTGACCGACTATCCGGACATCAGCCATCACCTGATGAAAGAACGCTATTAG
- the rpmF gene encoding 50S ribosomal protein L32: MAVPKRRTSITRKRKRRTHLKLSVPGMVECPNCGEMKLSHRVCKECGSYKGEDVAAN; this comes from the coding sequence ATGGCAGTACCAAAAAGAAGAACCTCAATTACACGCAAAAGAAAACGCCGTACGCATCTGAAGCTTTCAGTGCCTGGTATGGTGGAATGCCCAAACTGTGGAGAAATGAAGCTTTCCCACCGTGTATGTAAAGAATGCGGCAGCTATAAAGGTGAAGATGTCGCAGCAAATTAA
- a CDS encoding DUF420 domain-containing protein: MHILPTLSTLFIVISAIFMAIGIAKVKNGQVETHRKMMTLAALSALIFFVIYASRTVFIGNTAFGGPDALVPYYTVFLIFHIILATTGGILGGVQVYLGQKEKLVRHRRIAPWASTIWFGTAITGVMVYVLLYILYPGGETTSLIKAILQG; this comes from the coding sequence GTGCATATTTTACCGACTCTCAGTACATTGTTCATCGTGATCAGTGCAATATTCATGGCAATCGGCATTGCCAAAGTGAAGAATGGACAGGTTGAAACACACCGCAAAATGATGACGCTGGCGGCGCTCAGCGCCCTGATATTCTTCGTCATCTATGCATCCAGGACGGTGTTCATCGGAAACACGGCTTTCGGGGGCCCGGACGCCCTGGTGCCGTACTATACGGTATTCCTGATATTCCATATCATACTGGCGACGACTGGTGGCATTCTCGGAGGTGTCCAGGTATACCTCGGACAGAAGGAGAAGCTCGTCAGACACAGAAGGATAGCACCCTGGGCATCGACGATATGGTTTGGTACGGCGATCACAGGTGTGATGGTCTATGTCCTGCTGTACATCCTTTATCCGGGTGGCGAAACCACATCATTGATCAAAGCGATTCTGCAGGGATAG